The following are encoded together in the Parabacteroides chongii genome:
- the nadD gene encoding nicotinate (nicotinamide) nucleotide adenylyltransferase, which produces METTIKKLKTGIFSGSFNPVHIGHLALANWLCEFAGLDELWFLITPHNPLKDREELMDDQLRYELVEAAIAGYPKFRASDFEFSLPQPTYTIDTLRALDRTYPDRQFHFIMGADNWAFIKRWKESDVLISSYPILIYPRKGYEIILPANFPDIRAVEAPLMEVSSTFIRQSLKDGKDVRFFLPEAIRNHKCLSNI; this is translated from the coding sequence GTGGAAACGACAATAAAGAAACTAAAAACCGGAATCTTTTCCGGTTCGTTCAATCCGGTTCACATCGGCCATCTGGCATTAGCCAACTGGCTGTGTGAATTTGCCGGACTGGATGAACTCTGGTTTCTTATCACCCCCCACAATCCTCTGAAAGACCGCGAAGAATTAATGGACGACCAGCTTCGTTATGAATTAGTCGAAGCAGCTATCGCCGGTTATCCGAAATTCCGCGCCAGCGATTTTGAGTTCTCTCTTCCCCAGCCGACCTATACGATCGACACGCTCCGGGCTCTCGACCGTACCTATCCTGACCGTCAGTTCCATTTTATCATGGGAGCCGACAACTGGGCTTTCATAAAACGCTGGAAAGAATCCGATGTACTCATATCCAGTTATCCGATCCTGATCTATCCCCGTAAAGGATATGAAATCATTCTACCGGCAAACTTTCCGGATATTCGTGCAGTAGAAGCACCATTGATGGAAGTCTCATCTACTTTTATTCGGCAATCTTTAAAAGACGGCAAAGACGTACGTTTTTTCCTCCCAGAAGCGATACGTAATCATAAGTGCCTTTCAAATATATAA